The following DNA comes from Cryptococcus deuterogattii R265 chromosome 2, complete sequence.
GAGTGGAAAAAGCAAGAGGGAGTCATCATGCTCGTCAACCTATAGAAGAGGGCATTCCCGATACTGCATTAAATTGACATTGCCGTCCCCCATCAGCCCACGCTTATTATACAGTAGAAATATGTCATTTCACCTTCCGTGCATACAAAATTTCTACCATTATCAAAACGTAAAACATGGAAAGCAGCAGAATGCAGCACAAGTCTTTAAATACTAGTTAAGACATCCGTTTCGAAGCCAGCCAAACCTGCCACATCACAACAAAATCGGTCGCGTTAATAAAGAACTGGTCGCGCTGCTGTCGTCGCAACTTGCGTTGCAGCCGCGTTCACCGCTTCGTTCCCGGCCATCTCCCTTTGTTCGTGCAGTCCCGACAGACATATCAGAGTCCTTTGTTCTtcacctcatcatcccaaTTCCATCCCTCGAAGATGTCTCTAGCCCCTCGCAAGAGGCGCACGGACAGGAATGAgtccccatctctccccGTGAGGTCTTACAGTGACGACGACAAGGTGAATTTGCGGCTTGTCCCGGATTAGAATGATAGAGACTGATCAAGTTTTATGCCGTTGAAACCAGCAACGCACTCCCAAACCACCTCTTTCAGCACCCTCTCTGCGCAATGAGTACATTATATCGTGGTCAACAGCAACGGCCTTGACCATCGCCGCCTGCATCGTCCGATTTTGGCGCATCGCCCACCCGGACCAAGTTGTCTTTGATGAAGTTCACTTTGGATCCTTTGCAGCTCAGTACATCAAGAGGGAGTACTACTTTGATGTTCACCCACCTCTGGCAAAGATGTTGAATGGTCTGGCGGCTTGGCTTGTAGGATTTGATGGAAATTTTGGGTTTGATCAAATTGGTGACAGCTATACAGATGCTGGTGTAAGTCAAAATTCGTCTTTCCCATGAAGGACTTCAAGGAAGGTGCCTAACAAAAGACAGGTCCCCTATGTTGGGATGAGAAACTTCTGCGCGATTCTCGGATCCCTCACGATCCCCGTTGTCTACGCCATCATGCGAGAATCTGGCTATCCTGTCGGCATTGCTGCCTTTTCTGCGGCTCTGATTCTATTTGACAATGGTCACATTACCCAGACCCGACTTATTCTCCTTGACGCTGctcttgtccttttcaTGGCCCTTTCCCTGTTCTGCTACATCAAGTTCCACCAATATAGATACCAAGAATTTTCCCGGGCTTGGTGGGGATGGTTGCTTGCCACTGGATTCTGGCTGGCTTGTACCTTGGGATGCAAGATGGTGGGCTTGTTCACCTTTGTGACAGTTGGCGCCGCTGTTCTTTGGGACTTGTGGGAAATTTTGGATATCAAGAAGGGATATTCTATGGTATGTTGACTATTTCGACAAGTGACTGTTGCAGTAGCTTATAATGTTATCTCTTAGTCTTACTGGACCAAGCATTTCTTTTACCGTGCCATAGGACTGATAATCGTACCGTTCTTCATTTACTTGTCTTTCTTCTGGGTGCACTTCAAGATCCTCAAGTTTTCCGGTCCCGGTGACACTTTCATGAGCCCTGCTTTCCAGGAAACTCTGCAAGGGAATGAGCTGCTCATGAACGCTCAAGGTAAGTGTTCTTGTTCGCCAGCTCCATGTGGTATCTGACGACTTGGAAATATAAAGAAATCCGATACTACGATACTATCACCGTACGTCACAAGGACACGAAGCAATACCTCCACTCTCACGATGAACGATATCCCTTGAGATATGATGACGGCCGTATCAGTTCTCAAGGCCAGCAAGTCACCTGCTATCCCCACAATGACACTAACAACCACTGGCAAGTCATCCCTACCAAGGAAATCCCCGAGTCTGGTCGTGGCAGGATCGTGCGACACAATGATGTCATTCAACTGAAGCACGTCAACACTCAGAGCCTTTTGCTTACGCACGATGTGGCTTCACCACTTATGCCGACCAACCAAGAGTTCACGACTGTTTCTCCCGACAacgaggagagaagaaatgataCCTTGTTCAAGATGGTACTCAACGACGCTCATGATGGCGAAGCGTGGAAGACGTTGTCTGGGCATTTTAGGCTTATCCACATACCTACCAAGGTCGCTCTCTGGACACACCCTAAAGCGCTTCCTGAATGGGCATTCGGACAGCAGGAGGTGAACGGAAACAAGGATTCCGCTGCACGCTCGACTCTTTGGTTTGCCAATGATATcgtggaagatgggcagGGTTTCGACTTCAAGAACCGTACGGTCCAGGTCGAGCCCAAAGTCGTCAAGAAGCGTGCATTCATCAAAAAGTGGTTTGAGCTCCAAGTTCTTATGCTCCAGCATAATGCGGGCCTTACTTCCACTCATCCTTATCAATCTACACCCATCGAATGGCCGTTTTGCTTGAGTGGTATCAGTTTCTGGACGCGTAACGAGGGTCAACAACAAATTTATATGGTCGGAAACCTTTTAGGTTGGTGGGTCTGTGCTGTGACTGTGTCCGTCTACGTCGGTGTTGTCGCGGCGGATATGCTTGCGAGGAGGCGAGGCATACATCCTATCGAAGATGGCAAGTGCCGTTCCATGTGCCTAGTTGTGCTTTGCTGGACTGCTGACAAACTCGTAATGCAGGTGTACGGAACCGTTTGTACCGCAACACTGGATTCTTCCTTGGGGCCTGGGCGTTCCATTACTTCCCATTCTATCTCATGAGTCGACAACGTTTCTTGCACCACTACCTTCCCGCTCATCTTGCTTCCGTCCTCGTTGCCGGATCGGTGATGAACTTTATCCTCATTGAGGCTGTCAACTACCCCATCAGTATTGCCGGTCCGACCACAAGATTGCGCCCAGCAGTGCGTGCCAAACTGAACAAGCCGGCTAAAATGGTGATTGCTGGTTTGTTGGTCCTTGTGATCGGAGTgtatctcttcttgagtCCATTGACATATGGCCAGTCGTAAGTCCAGTAGCTGGTTGCTACTGCGTGATAACGTGAAAATCTGAGCTGATATGGGTCCATAGGATGacgggagaagaggtgaatCGAAGAAAATTGTTAAGCACTTGGTCATTACACTTTGAGGCCAAGAAGACGCATTCGCTGGATGAGTGATAATATGTCGGAAGGGTAGTTACTGCCATAGATTTCAAATGTATCTGCCTGAAAGTCGAATAACCTTGCTTGCCACAGAAAATGCGTTTTTGACTTCCGTCTTAATGTTTAGTAGTTTTTCTCACGTCTGCGGAATTATCATATCCCTATACATCCCATACATATGCGCGCCTAGTGGTGACCCTCGTCACCGTGTCCGTGTCCGTGTCCGTCCCAAGGATGTCTAAGACCCTACAGTACAATCGTCAGCGGTTGTTTCATGTCATTTTGGTGCTATATCTTCTTGATACGTGGGGTAGAGTCGATAGAGGAAGGATTATAAGAtgttgaaaaggaaaaatgaCTAACAATGAGAGCGGGACCGTCTTGTCTGTAAAACCACATTAGCATTTCGCTCTTGAATATCACGAGCTCCTCAACTCCTCATTTCACATCCTTATTTCCCCCGCTGAATCGCAGTGGATTTGATCGAATGTGAAGAGTTTGACTCACCTAGCACggtaaaagatgaagaaccaCATGCCGGCGCCGAGGGCCTTTGCGAGACCgcggtgaagaagggaaggagggtggGGGTGGAATCCTGCAGTCGCAAGGGTTAGTCCATCGTATCCGGTCCGCAAGCGGAGGGCTCACGCACCTGGGCCTGCCATTGTGCTGATTGTTGTGGGGTAGAGACTGGTTGAATGCGCCAAAGATGGTTGGCTGGATCGACAACACAAGAAGGGAGACGAGGCAGTTGATAGATTTGATTCCGAGATGGCACACGTGGTATTGATTATTTGTGATCGGCGGcggaggcggcggcggtCGTCGTCGGtacctgctgctgctgctgatttCGTCGATTATTGCTGCTTATGAGTGTCTGCTCGAACAGCGGGTTGAGTTTACGCCGCATTGGACATTTTGATCGTGTACTACGCCCTCTATACAGCCTCCACTAGCGCGGCCATTAGCggccacatcatctgctaGCCTCATCAACGTCCGCCTTATGAGATGCTCCCGATTTACAGCAGAGCCCGCCATCACAAGCCATGAAAGGCCATCAGTGAGTCCGCTATGAGCGCTCGCCTGCTTGTCTGACGATCCCTTTGCAGATGGCCCCAGCGCGATGAGCACCAATACGATTATCACCAAGACCATCAGCGCAACTTGCCTCCGCCCGCCGAGGTAGCAGCTTCATACACAGGAACTtcacttcccctccccacGTCCTGCCCCTCGCCGGTATCCCAAATTCTACATGGCCCTCCACCCACGAAGAAGCTAGGTCCCACGTGGACTGTCCGTTCACGGCCGcctccttccagctctttgGCTCTGTCCAATGCTGGCCCATACCCTCCTGCACAGACTCTGCCTTCACCCACACCATTTCACCACTCGCCCTTCCCTTTACTCTCCCCTCCGACGACAAGCTTAATATCTCCTAACCCTGTCTACCCGTCTCCAAATCGTCCCAAATGGACAATTcgcccctcttctccgcagccgctgccttcttctcttgatGCCATGCTGCAACGGGGCGCAGGCCCTCATTCCCAGGTATCAGCAACACGCCGTTTTAGTGCCTCTCACATCTCCTCCGTACGGTCACCAGAACCTTTGTTACATATGCCGCCTATAGATGAGCCGTTAGAAGTTCCTCGCCCACCTacccctcccctcccaccaccatcacttGCTCATCCGCCATCGGATCGACCGCCAACTCCCCCCTTGCCTCCTAATTTAGCATCACCTCCACTCACCACCTCACCCCATCCACCAACTCCACCTCTTGAGCCGCCACCCGAGGCTATACCCTCCGCCAATCACCTGCACCCGCCCAATCGCCCTGTTGATAACCCAAAGACAACGGGACTGAACGGTGATACCCTCACTCACGCGTTCAGCTTTGAGAATTATGATGCCAGTCGATATGTTCCTGCTACTCGTACGCAGCCTCAACCTCGTCATCCCCTGAATCCTCGCAAACGGAAGTCAAGTGTATCAATTTCCTCTCGGTCGCGTACGTCTGAAATCAACAGGTCGGGAAGTAAGTCTGCCCCGACTTTGCGGCTTGGTATGCAAAAGGCCAAACGTAGTCGAATACGACAATCTCTGCCTCCACATGACCACTCAATTTCGGAGCGAGTCCCCTTCCCGTTACCACCTAAACCATCGAGATACCCAGAAGACGCAGCTCCCAGTGGCACCGATGGCCCCATCGCTCCAAGTACTTCAAGTGCCGGGCGGAATTCCGTTGCGTCGAGAAAccgagcgaagaagaacaagaacaagaaggatcgTCCGAGTTCTCTGCCTCCTAGATCTGTTGAAGGTCGGTCTATGGGTTCTATCTCTGACCGATTACCGGTGACCCAGACAGTCATAACGCTACCCAATGGTGGATCGGcacttttcccttctgTACAACACCCTGTTCTGGTTAGTCGTCCTGTCCCCGTTGATCCTCGCATCGCAAGTAAACCCCATATCCCAGTTGATCCTCGTATCCCGGTCGACCCTCGCTTTCCGGTCGACCCTCGCATGGTCGGTGGCTCTCGAGTCTTTACTCACTCTTGTGCGTTGGTAAATCCTCATCCGCTCTATATTTCTCGCGCTCCGGTCGACCCTGATGTGCCCCTTGACCCGCGTACGCCTGTCGATCCTCGCCTTGGGCGTTCTGGGTCGAGACCCGTTAGTCGTCAAACGACGCCTGCTCCGATCAT
Coding sequences within:
- a CDS encoding dolichyl-phosphate-mannose-protein mannosyltransferase, producing MSLAPRKRRTDRNESPSLPVRSYSDDDKQRTPKPPLSAPSLRNEYIISWSTATALTIAACIVRFWRIAHPDQVVFDEVHFGSFAAQYIKREYYFDVHPPLAKMLNGLAAWLVGFDGNFGFDQIGDSYTDAGVPYVGMRNFCAILGSLTIPVVYAIMRESGYPVGIAAFSAALILFDNGHITQTRLILLDAALVLFMALSLFCYIKFHQYRYQEFSRAWWGWLLATGFWLACTLGCKMVGLFTFVTVGAAVLWDLWEILDIKKGYSMSYWTKHFFYRAIGLIIVPFFIYLSFFWVHFKILKFSGPGDTFMSPAFQETLQGNELLMNAQEIRYYDTITVRHKDTKQYLHSHDERYPLRYDDGRISSQGQQVTCYPHNDTNNHWQVIPTKEIPESGRGRIVRHNDVIQLKHVNTQSLLLTHDVASPLMPTNQEFTTVSPDNEERRNDTLFKMVLNDAHDGEAWKTLSGHFRLIHIPTKVALWTHPKALPEWAFGQQEVNGNKDSAARSTLWFANDIVEDGQGFDFKNRTVQVEPKVVKKRAFIKKWFELQVLMLQHNAGLTSTHPYQSTPIEWPFCLSGISFWTRNEGQQQIYMVGNLLGWWVCAVTVSVYVGVVAADMLARRRGIHPIEDGVRNRLYRNTGFFLGAWAFHYFPFYLMSRQRFLHHYLPAHLASVLVAGSVMNFILIEAVNYPISIAGPTTRLRPAVRAKLNKPAKMVIAGLLVLVIGVYLFLSPLTYGQSMTGEEVNRRKLLSTWSLHFEAKKTHSLDE